The following proteins are co-located in the Silene latifolia isolate original U9 population chromosome 1, ASM4854445v1, whole genome shotgun sequence genome:
- the LOC141652429 gene encoding uncharacterized protein LOC141652429, producing the protein MHGIIAGLKGFYGDLRVMNIYTNYLWEGEESYHRAPPVSWQKVCKEKKYRGVGIRDCQVWNLAVIGKYTWWVSSKADYLWICWVNHVYIKKREWFDYQPTAQSSWTWRKICQVKERLKMGYVNGSWCTNNRIYTAEEGYKWLMQDEVKVNWYSVVWNRFNIPKHCVIGWLFALRRLLTKDILLQFGVISDGVYELCCAATEINEHLIFGCSYSQKCIKLLGDWLGCQIPWQGTLEWCRALRMKSLMQKQVIMAAIMALIYEIWMIRNRCRVELVVSLPCVVVKQVQAQIRCRANCKIWQFHHSINVAWCQKVGIM; encoded by the coding sequence ATGCACGGAATCATTGCAGGATTGAAGGGGTTTTATGGCGACCTGAGGGTTATGAATATCTATACGAACTACCTGTGGGAAGGGGAGGAGAGTTATCATAGAGCTCCTCCTGTGTCCTGGCAGAAAGTTTGTAAGGAGAAAAAGTATAGGGGCGTGGGAATAAGGGATTGTCAGGTGTGGAATTTAGCAGTCATTGGCAAGTATACTTGGTGGGTGTCTAGTAAAGCTGATTATTTATGGATATGTTGGGTCAATCATGTGTACATCAAGAAGAGAGAATGGTTTGATTACCAACCCACTGCACAGTCTAGTTGGACCTGGCGCAAAATTTGCCAGGTGAAAGAGAGGTTGAAGATGGGGTATGTCAATGGGTCCTGGTGCACTAATAATAGGATTTATACAGCTGAAGAAGGGTATAAGTGGTTAATGCAGGATGAGGTAAAAGTGAACTGGTACTCGGTGGTGTGGAATAGGTTTAACATTCCTAAGCATTGTGTTATTGGATGGCTTTTTGCTCTGAGAAGGCTATTAACAAAGGACATATTGCTTCAGTTTGGGGTAATTAGTGATGGGGTCTATGAGCTCTGCTGTGCTGCAACTGAAATAAATGAGCATCTTATTTTTGGTTGTAGCTACAGTCAGAAGTGTATCAAACTGCTGGGGGATTGGTTGGGGTGTCAGATACCTTGGCAGGGGACACTAGAATGGTGTAGGGCGTTGAGAATGAAGTCACTAATGCAGAAGCAGGTGATTATGGCGGCAATTATGGCTTTAATTTATGAGATTTGGATGATCAGGAATCGATGCAGAGTTGAGTTAGTAGTGAGTTTACCGTGTGTTGTAGTTAAACAGGTGCAAGCTCAAATCAGATGTAGAGCTAACTGCAAAATTTGGCAGTTTCATCATAGTATAAATGTAGCATGGTGTCAAAAGGTGGGTATTATGTAG